Proteins from a single region of Candidatus Amarolinea dominans:
- a CDS encoding ROK family protein, whose protein sequence is MAKDNEKTNELVVGVDLGGTKILAAVITADGKILGQAKRKTKPEAGTESVIDRIVKTVDDALGSAKLTRSDVRAVGIGAPGPIDPDTGTVLMAPNLNGWENVALAKMLRDQLDLPIFLDNDVNVGTLGEYVYGAGRGASDVIGVFVGTGVGGGLIIGGQLRSGARHAAGEIGHMIVLADGPFCGCGNRGCIEALASRTAIVQSLRMAVLSGRKTVLADALAGGGIERLSSGALAQAWKANDTLTVEVLSRVQHYLGLHIASLVNFMDPELIVLGGGVIEALGEDFLPPIRRVAYQHFTQRRDANRVKIVMSQLGDNAGILGAAVTARFHLNS, encoded by the coding sequence ATGGCGAAGGACAACGAAAAGACGAACGAACTGGTGGTGGGTGTGGATCTGGGAGGCACCAAGATTCTGGCGGCGGTCATCACGGCCGACGGCAAGATCTTGGGTCAGGCCAAACGCAAGACGAAACCGGAAGCGGGCACGGAGAGTGTCATTGATCGCATCGTGAAAACGGTGGACGATGCGCTGGGCAGCGCCAAGCTCACGCGCAGCGATGTGCGCGCGGTGGGCATCGGCGCCCCAGGGCCGATTGACCCCGACACGGGCACAGTGCTGATGGCCCCCAACCTGAACGGGTGGGAAAATGTCGCGCTGGCCAAGATGCTGAGGGATCAACTCGACCTGCCGATCTTCCTGGACAACGATGTCAACGTGGGCACCCTGGGCGAGTACGTCTATGGCGCTGGCCGCGGGGCCAGTGATGTCATCGGTGTTTTTGTCGGCACGGGCGTCGGTGGTGGGTTGATTATCGGTGGACAGCTCCGCAGCGGGGCACGTCATGCCGCCGGTGAAATCGGACACATGATCGTGTTGGCCGATGGGCCATTTTGCGGCTGTGGCAATCGCGGCTGCATCGAAGCCCTGGCCAGTCGGACCGCCATTGTGCAGAGTTTGCGCATGGCCGTGCTATCAGGACGCAAGACGGTGCTGGCCGATGCCCTGGCCGGAGGCGGCATTGAGCGGCTCAGCAGCGGCGCGCTGGCGCAGGCGTGGAAGGCCAACGATACATTGACTGTCGAGGTGCTGAGTCGAGTGCAGCACTACCTGGGGCTGCACATTGCCAGCCTGGTCAACTTCATGGATCCTGAGCTCATCGTATTGGGCGGCGGCGTCATCGAGGCGCTGGGCGAAGACTTTCTACCGCCGATTCGTCGTGTGGCTTACCAGCATTTTACACAGCGCCGAGATGCCAACCGGGTCAAAATCGTCATGTCGCAACTTGGCGACAATGCCGGTATTTTGGGCGCGGCGGTAACCGCCCGCTTTCATTTGAATAGCTGA
- a CDS encoding DUF2997 domain-containing protein: MPKKQEIAITILPDGRIEYTIQGIKGAQCESISQLLEILGRVDQEKKTGEYYESDRAPGIVIQH; encoded by the coding sequence ATGCCTAAGAAACAGGAAATTGCCATCACGATCCTGCCGGATGGACGGATTGAATACACCATCCAGGGGATCAAAGGCGCGCAGTGCGAGAGCATTTCCCAATTGCTGGAAATCCTGGGTCGGGTAGATCAGGAGAAGAAAACTGGTGAGTACTACGAATCTGACCGCGCCCCCGGCATTGTCATTCAGCACTGA
- a CDS encoding DUF1257 domain-containing protein — protein sequence MSKFVKIRTELRDLTMIKRALDDLKLNYQENANYRHEWSGASHTAELVVTAGMFTSFGLRRNDEGVYEILGDNMGLSSQQETLQQLNQRYAYHKVLNEVGKAGFSLVEEATDRNKAIRLVVRRWA from the coding sequence ATGTCCAAGTTCGTCAAGATACGTACGGAGTTGCGCGATCTCACGATGATCAAGCGCGCATTGGATGACCTGAAACTGAACTACCAGGAAAACGCCAATTATCGTCACGAATGGTCAGGCGCCAGTCACACGGCCGAACTGGTTGTCACGGCCGGCATGTTCACCAGCTTCGGTCTGCGCCGCAATGATGAAGGCGTGTACGAAATCCTGGGCGACAACATGGGCCTCTCCAGCCAGCAGGAGACTTTGCAGCAGTTGAATCAGCGCTACGCCTATCACAAGGTTCTGAATGAAGTGGGCAAGGCAGGATTCAGCCTGGTAGAAGAAGCCACCGATCGCAACAAGGCGATTCGCCTGGTTGTGCGGCGCTGGGCCTGA
- a CDS encoding radical SAM protein — MGTAPSLDSASLTARAAQARTHLDNCQLCPHRCGETRVTGRGVCRVDTRTFIASEMLHMGEEEAIRPAHAVFFSGCTATCTFCTAARFAFRPQYGVEATPGQLAAAVRRRVAQGARTLEFVGGDPLPHLPFVLETLALLGHDANNAPPVVWNSNFYQTPEALALLDGVVALYLPDLKFGNDRCGLELGGMPDYWAVVTGAIAWVAARSPVMVRHLLMPGHFDCCTEPVLRWLATAVPQVTVSLLTQYFPPAQARGSLAAFLSTAEIEQAQNLAQALQLRLTV, encoded by the coding sequence ATGGGCACGGCGCCTAGCCTCGACTCCGCATCGTTGACCGCGCGGGCGGCGCAGGCACGCACGCACCTTGACAATTGCCAGTTGTGCCCGCACCGCTGTGGTGAAACCCGCGTCACAGGCCGCGGGGTCTGCCGGGTTGATACCCGCACGTTCATTGCCAGTGAGATGCTGCACATGGGCGAGGAAGAGGCCATCCGGCCGGCCCATGCAGTGTTCTTCTCCGGCTGTACGGCGACCTGCACCTTTTGCACGGCGGCGCGCTTTGCCTTTCGACCGCAGTACGGCGTGGAAGCGACGCCGGGTCAACTGGCGGCCGCCGTGCGGCGACGCGTGGCGCAGGGGGCGCGCACGCTCGAATTCGTGGGCGGCGACCCGCTGCCGCATCTGCCGTTTGTGTTGGAAACGCTGGCGCTGCTCGGCCATGATGCCAATAACGCGCCGCCGGTGGTCTGGAACTCGAATTTCTACCAGACGCCAGAGGCGCTGGCGCTGCTCGATGGCGTTGTGGCGCTCTATCTGCCCGACTTGAAGTTTGGCAATGACCGCTGCGGCCTGGAACTGGGCGGTATGCCTGACTATTGGGCCGTGGTGACAGGCGCCATTGCCTGGGTCGCGGCCCGCAGCCCGGTGATGGTTCGGCATCTGCTGATGCCCGGGCATTTCGACTGTTGCACCGAACCGGTGTTGCGCTGGCTTGCCACCGCTGTCCCCCAGGTCACGGTGAGCCTGCTCACCCAATACTTCCCGCCGGCGCAGGCGCGTGGCAGCCTGGCGGCGTTCCTCAGCACGGCTGAGATTGAGCAGGCCCAAAACCTGGCCCAGGCGCTGCAGCTCAGGCTGACTGTCTGA
- a CDS encoding DEAD/DEAH box helicase family protein, translated as MLERFEWLEIPAEVQAPKKRRSAADDVVLGKRCPACGWLDEETALECFRCGHRYNRQTQLVSAIEALGVQLRPRVIEGHRDMARFLRQQEPAGLDLFHLRLRAEMLHLSRGFDELICLEDIAVDHYDHQLDTARRALRDMRGRALLADEVGLGKTIEAGIIMKELIERGLAQTILVLTPASLTEQWREELESKFREPFTVLDAAADWAAVAGASAGRWIVSLDTAKQANRAEHLLKRDYDLLIVDEAHKLKNRSTVAWRFVNQIRKRYVLMLTATPVQNDLTELYSLVTILSPGHLGTVRGFRRQYFDQSDGRQPRNAPALRRLLNDVMIRNQRSKVTVHLPARRAAVYHLNLSEPELNLYRQVTQYIRDEFEQVGNSKHLRLVLLTLQRELCSSPQAVAGTLQKLVADTQYPEATRRRLAAFLALAQSIGESRKLSAVREILGRFPGKFLIFTEYRHTLEQIVSQLRAWDIATVAFHGGMNVFQKEDAVRAFAKDARVLVSTESGAEGRNLQFCHQLINYDLPWNPMRVEQRIGRLHRLGQRHEVSIFNLSSNETVESHILDLLAYKIRMFELVIGELDLILGTLDARKSFEDLVREAWQGSRSENDLTTRMGAIGSAIDRARREFDHIRQSNDLLNTWLEN; from the coding sequence ATGCTTGAACGATTCGAATGGCTGGAGATTCCGGCTGAAGTGCAGGCCCCCAAGAAGCGCCGCTCCGCGGCCGATGACGTGGTTTTGGGTAAGCGCTGCCCCGCGTGCGGCTGGCTCGATGAAGAGACCGCACTGGAATGTTTCCGCTGCGGGCATCGCTACAACCGCCAGACGCAGTTGGTCAGCGCCATCGAGGCGCTCGGCGTGCAGTTGCGTCCGCGCGTCATCGAAGGACACAGGGACATGGCGCGCTTCCTGCGCCAGCAGGAGCCGGCCGGTCTCGATCTGTTTCACTTACGCCTGCGCGCCGAGATGCTGCACCTGTCGCGTGGCTTCGACGAGTTGATCTGCCTGGAAGATATCGCGGTGGATCACTACGATCATCAGTTGGACACAGCCCGCCGCGCCCTGCGCGACATGCGCGGCCGCGCCCTGCTGGCCGATGAGGTCGGCCTGGGCAAGACCATCGAAGCCGGCATCATCATGAAGGAGTTGATCGAGCGCGGGCTGGCGCAGACCATCCTGGTGCTGACGCCGGCGTCGCTCACCGAGCAATGGCGCGAGGAGTTGGAGAGCAAGTTCCGCGAGCCATTCACGGTCCTCGATGCCGCGGCCGACTGGGCCGCGGTGGCAGGCGCCAGCGCGGGGCGTTGGATCGTCTCCCTGGACACGGCCAAGCAGGCCAACCGCGCCGAGCATCTGCTGAAACGTGACTACGACCTGCTGATTGTGGATGAAGCGCACAAGCTGAAGAATCGCAGCACGGTGGCCTGGCGGTTTGTCAACCAGATTCGCAAGCGCTATGTGCTGATGCTGACTGCCACGCCGGTGCAGAACGACCTGACCGAGCTGTACAGCCTGGTGACGATTCTGTCGCCGGGGCACCTGGGCACGGTGCGCGGTTTCCGGCGCCAGTATTTCGATCAAAGCGATGGGCGCCAGCCCCGCAACGCGCCGGCGCTGCGACGCCTGCTCAACGATGTCATGATCCGCAATCAGCGCAGCAAAGTGACCGTGCATCTGCCCGCCCGCCGCGCGGCCGTCTATCATCTGAACCTCTCCGAGCCTGAACTCAATCTGTACCGGCAGGTCACGCAGTACATTCGCGATGAATTCGAGCAGGTAGGCAATAGCAAACACCTGCGCCTGGTGCTGCTCACGTTGCAGCGCGAGCTGTGCAGCAGCCCGCAGGCGGTGGCCGGCACCCTGCAAAAGCTGGTAGCCGACACCCAATATCCGGAGGCGACGCGCCGGCGCCTGGCCGCGTTCCTGGCCCTGGCGCAGTCCATTGGCGAGAGTCGCAAGCTGAGCGCCGTGCGCGAGATCCTGGGGCGCTTTCCGGGCAAGTTCCTGATCTTTACCGAGTATCGGCACACGCTGGAGCAGATCGTCAGTCAGTTGCGCGCCTGGGACATTGCCACCGTGGCATTTCATGGCGGCATGAACGTTTTTCAGAAAGAGGACGCGGTGCGCGCCTTCGCGAAAGACGCGCGCGTGCTGGTCAGCACCGAATCGGGAGCCGAGGGGCGCAATCTGCAATTTTGCCATCAACTCATCAACTATGACCTGCCCTGGAACCCAATGCGCGTCGAGCAGCGTATCGGTCGCCTGCACCGCCTGGGTCAACGGCACGAGGTCAGTATTTTCAACCTGTCCAGCAACGAAACGGTCGAATCGCACATCCTCGACCTGCTGGCCTACAAGATTCGCATGTTCGAGCTGGTCATCGGCGAGCTGGACCTGATCCTGGGCACGCTCGACGCCCGCAAGAGCTTCGAGGACCTGGTGCGCGAGGCCTGGCAAGGCAGCCGCAGCGAGAATGATCTGACCACACGCATGGGCGCGATTGGCAGCGCGATTGATCGCGCCCGCCGCGAGTTCGACCACATTCGACAATCGAACGATCTCCTCAACACCTGGTTGGAGAACTGA
- a CDS encoding AAA family ATPase: protein MRQELDIYIRARYPLLYVVTAEEERALAEIQKLADESKTRKQVIAWSCTEGFVNQASGRKDPAKRDPLVALNSIMEDNTPTLVILRDFHPFFENHEIVRKLRDLAQALQKGHRTVILLSPVLRIPPELEKEITVIDFSLPNETELADLYERAVQTLEADGKARIQLDRRERERLAKAALGLTLSEAEKALAKAVIMAGGRLDGHAAEAVTAEKKQIIRKSGLLEFYDTSETLTDVGGLDVLKEWLRKRVRAFSAEARAFGLPEPRGILLVGVQGSGKSLMAKAVANAWRLPLLRLDVGRLFASLVGSSEENLRTAIRVAESIAPCLLWVDEIEKGFSGVGSSNVSDAGTAARVFGSFVTWLQEKKAPVFVVATANLVDQLPPELVRKGRFDEIFFVDLPMTSEREDIFRIHLRKRNRDPQQFDISTLAMSSEGLSGAEIEQAVVAGLYEAFDQGRPLATDDMVSVLAETIPLSQMMEETVNALRTWAKHRARPASSQTRLF, encoded by the coding sequence ATGCGCCAGGAACTCGATATTTACATTCGTGCCCGCTATCCGCTGTTGTACGTGGTGACAGCCGAAGAGGAGCGCGCGCTGGCCGAAATCCAGAAGCTGGCCGACGAATCCAAGACGCGCAAGCAGGTCATCGCCTGGTCGTGTACGGAGGGCTTCGTCAACCAGGCCAGCGGTCGCAAGGACCCAGCCAAACGTGATCCACTCGTGGCGCTCAACAGCATCATGGAAGACAACACCCCGACGCTGGTCATTTTGCGCGACTTTCACCCCTTCTTCGAGAATCATGAGATCGTGCGTAAGCTGCGCGACCTGGCCCAGGCCCTGCAAAAGGGCCATCGCACCGTGATTCTGCTCTCACCGGTGCTGCGCATCCCGCCGGAGCTGGAAAAAGAGATCACGGTCATTGACTTCAGCCTGCCCAATGAAACCGAGTTGGCTGACCTGTATGAGCGCGCGGTGCAGACGCTGGAGGCTGACGGCAAGGCGCGTATCCAGCTCGACCGGCGCGAGCGCGAGCGCCTGGCCAAAGCGGCCCTGGGGCTGACCTTGTCCGAAGCCGAAAAGGCGCTGGCCAAAGCCGTCATCATGGCCGGCGGCCGCCTGGATGGTCACGCCGCGGAGGCGGTGACGGCCGAGAAGAAGCAGATCATCCGCAAGTCGGGCTTGCTGGAGTTTTACGACACCTCGGAGACGCTGACCGATGTGGGCGGACTCGATGTGCTCAAAGAATGGCTGCGTAAGCGGGTGCGCGCCTTTTCGGCCGAGGCGCGCGCGTTTGGCCTGCCGGAGCCGCGTGGCATCCTGCTGGTGGGCGTGCAAGGCTCTGGCAAGTCGCTGATGGCTAAGGCTGTAGCCAACGCCTGGCGCCTGCCGCTGCTGCGCCTGGATGTGGGACGCCTCTTTGCCAGCCTGGTCGGTTCGTCCGAAGAAAACCTGCGCACCGCCATCCGCGTGGCCGAATCCATTGCGCCGTGCCTGCTCTGGGTGGACGAGATCGAGAAGGGCTTTTCGGGCGTCGGCAGTTCCAACGTGAGCGATGCCGGCACCGCGGCGCGTGTCTTTGGCAGCTTTGTCACCTGGCTGCAAGAAAAAAAGGCGCCGGTTTTTGTCGTTGCCACCGCCAACCTGGTGGATCAACTGCCGCCCGAATTGGTGCGCAAGGGGCGCTTCGATGAGATTTTCTTCGTAGATTTGCCCATGACTTCAGAGCGTGAGGACATCTTCCGCATCCATCTGCGCAAACGCAACCGCGATCCGCAGCAGTTCGATATCTCAACCCTGGCGATGTCGAGCGAAGGCCTGAGCGGCGCGGAGATCGAGCAGGCTGTGGTGGCGGGCCTGTACGAGGCCTTCGACCAGGGCCGGCCGCTGGCGACAGACGACATGGTCAGCGTGCTGGCCGAGACGATCCCGCTGTCACAAATGATGGAAGAGACGGTCAACGCACTGCGCACCTGGGCCAAGCACCGGGCGCGGCCGGCGTCATCCCAAACCCGGCTGTTTTAG
- a CDS encoding gamma-glutamylcyclotransferase, with the protein MTTSIPTIFVYAYGSNMLTQRIKKRCPSAEPIGIATLEGHELRWHKRSRDESGKCNVVESAAAGAVVFGVLFQIAVAEKPALDRAEGVGSGYEEKSATVTCNGESHNASIYFATDIEDSLQPYTWYKALVVAGAKEHCLPAAYVAQLEAVEAVKDPNAGRHASNMVIANDAPDMAQ; encoded by the coding sequence ATGACTACATCCATACCTACCATTTTCGTATATGCCTATGGCTCGAACATGCTCACGCAGCGTATCAAAAAGCGATGCCCTTCAGCAGAGCCGATTGGCATAGCCACACTGGAGGGGCATGAGCTTCGGTGGCACAAGCGGAGCAGGGATGAATCCGGGAAGTGTAATGTCGTCGAGTCCGCTGCGGCAGGAGCGGTGGTCTTCGGGGTTCTCTTTCAGATCGCAGTGGCCGAGAAGCCTGCCCTCGACAGAGCTGAAGGCGTAGGAAGCGGGTACGAAGAGAAGTCCGCGACTGTCACATGCAACGGTGAGTCGCACAACGCGTCCATCTACTTCGCGACAGACATCGAAGACTCTCTACAGCCATACACCTGGTACAAGGCGTTGGTCGTGGCCGGAGCCAAAGAGCACTGCTTGCCAGCCGCATATGTTGCCCAATTGGAAGCCGTAGAAGCAGTCAAGGACCCGAACGCCGGGCGGCACGCAAGCAACATGGTGATCGCCAACGACGCACCGGACATGGCGCAATGA
- a CDS encoding DUF4391 domain-containing protein yields the protein MNGDALLTALDLPASSRVDQRVPKKLMLENGAPTVADKRLINAGIEELLWLAALKPTTIGVPEYRNDVREYLEIAVLRLTLRAGARATRLVELVHRAVPYPLLLLTKQGERPGLSAAHKRWSQGEAGKTVLEGVVVAVEWDAARDAERWPAFRDALALGKQPHTTLYALYQGWIDTLLALHAARVTGAFAVAGNAEYAATRRDALQECARLAAEIVRLRAAAAKEKQMARRVELNLELKRVEAAQAAARANL from the coding sequence ATGAACGGCGACGCGCTCCTCACCGCCCTCGACCTGCCCGCCAGCAGCCGCGTGGATCAGCGCGTGCCCAAGAAACTGATGCTTGAGAATGGCGCGCCCACGGTCGCTGACAAGCGTCTCATCAACGCCGGCATCGAGGAGCTGCTCTGGCTGGCGGCGCTCAAGCCCACGACCATCGGCGTGCCCGAGTACCGCAACGATGTGCGGGAATATCTGGAGATCGCCGTGCTGCGCCTCACCCTGCGGGCTGGGGCCAGGGCGACGCGGTTGGTGGAGTTGGTGCACCGGGCGGTACCCTATCCGTTATTGCTGTTGACGAAGCAGGGCGAACGGCCCGGACTTTCTGCCGCCCACAAACGCTGGTCGCAGGGGGAAGCGGGCAAGACGGTGCTGGAGGGCGTGGTAGTCGCCGTCGAGTGGGACGCGGCGCGCGATGCCGAACGCTGGCCCGCCTTCCGTGACGCGCTGGCGCTGGGCAAGCAGCCACACACAACGCTCTATGCGCTGTATCAGGGCTGGATCGACACCCTGCTTGCGCTGCATGCTGCCCGCGTGACCGGCGCCTTCGCAGTCGCCGGCAACGCCGAATACGCCGCCACCCGGCGCGACGCCCTGCAAGAATGTGCGCGGCTCGCTGCGGAGATCGTCCGCCTGCGTGCCGCCGCGGCGAAGGAAAAGCAGATGGCGCGACGCGTGGAACTGAATCTGGAACTCAAGCGCGTGGAGGCAGCCCAGGCTGCCGCTCGCGCTAACCTGTGA